The genomic window CGTACTTTAATCACTCCTGCATGTCACTTAAGACTGATCCTAAATGCTATTTTATAATATACAGAGGAAACAAATGTCTATTTTTCAAAGCTATATTATTGAATGTATATAATGTATAGACAGATCAGTAAGTGATGCGAGTGCCTCGTTACCGACCAGTGTTCTCCGGGAGCGGGCAAGCCCCCGGGCGCTTTGGCAATAGCCCGCTCGTGCCGCGACTGCAATATTCCTGCCAAGGGGACCACACCGGGTGCCCTTTCTGTACAGGCACCGTAGCGCCGATGCCTGTGCGACCCCAGCCTGAGCAAGCTGCTTTTGAGAGTCAGAGAGCAGCTTCTCCGTCTGAAATGTTTTTACATGCCGAAGTTTTTAATCCACGTTAGACGCCAGCGTTTAGCCCTGTGGGTTACGCAGCTGCCAAAGTAAAAGCCATATTGCCAAGCAAGCACAAGGTAAGAGGAGCCTCAGCTCCAAGGCGAGGCGATTGTCTGCACTGTTTTAATGCCAGACACTAAAATCACGGCCAAAAAGGCTCCCAAGCCCTCAGAGGCGTAAGCTATGCAATGGGGTGGGCTGGCGGAGCTGCGCTTGCTGCCAGAGCCGAGACTGACCCTCTCCGCCAGAGCACCAAAGAGCCGAGCTGTGGGCAGAGACCCAACGCAGGTCCTCAGCCTTAACCCAGGGGTGCACGCTCAGAAAATACTTGGGTTTGCTCTTAGGAAGGCAGAGGAACCCCCCCAGCTACCGGCCTCGCACTCACGTAAGGCGAGAGGAAAGTGCGGGGCAGCAGGGGCCATTCCTGGGAGAGTGGGAGAATGATGCCAACTAATGAGGGCCCTTCCTTGGACAGCGCACATGATGCATTCAAAGGGGTGGAACTTGGATAAGcacttatttttccccatttaaagaCAAGTTCCCCCTTTTTTCTAGCGTGCAGATAAAGAAGCcacactgcaggcagcagcaggctctGGGAGCCTGCCCCTGCCAGGTCTTGAAGGTTTCCTAAAACGAGAGGAGGTTGCTCACCCCGCAGCCGGGCAGGGAGCACCCCATCCCTGTGCTGGCACGGTCcagtgctgcctgcccctgcccacgcTGGACCGGGGCTGTATTTCACCCCTCGTCCGGCACTGAGCCCGGCTGACGCCGACCGCAGCTGTACGAGTGATGCAGAGGAGGTGGGACGGGAGCCTGGTGCCTTCTCTGCCCCTTCCAGCCTCCCCCCGCCTCAGTTCTCTCGTGCGGACAAATGGGTTTCGTTATTTAGCTACCTCCCAAGGGGTCGCGAGGACCAggcaggggccggcggggagggggagccacGAGGCAGTGGAGGAAAAAGCACTTCGTGGAGGATTTGTCTCGCCTTCAGAAACCCTCGGGGAACCCTCACCCCCAAGGCGGGGGCACCCCGGGCTTAAGGCGGTTCTGCTGCCCCCCCCGCCTCGACTTCTCCGCCCAACCGATGGCTTAAACCACATTTCATTGgtatttaatacaatttaaatcCTTATTGTCGATACCGCAGCCTGCACGGTCTTGCTGATGCTGAGTTGTTATATATGCTTGCTGCACTGTGACAGTATTATATAAAAAGCTTTGTATtattaattacactttttttttgtctgtttacaTTACAAGCAAATGACATATCAACAGAGAGCTTCTTGCAATatactgggggagggaggggaaagtatgccaaagaaatgtctttaaaggggtctttttgcatttttatatgaaTAGAATGTTTCTAGCAGATatgttttgtttaatatattaaagATTTGCCAATCTGCCAACATCTACTGTTGTTTCTCACAGACTTTGTGTTCAAACACAACAGGCCCCCAGGCTCGGCGAGGGCCCTGTTGTAGCGAGCGAGCAGCCAGCAGCACTATGCACACACAGTCCAACGCTGCGCCTTTGCCACAGCTTTCCAGCAGCTTCACGTCCCTTATTTAACCAAGGCTGGGGTGGTTTTCTCTCAGCAAGTTAAGGTGTCTCCTTGACCCTCACAAACCCGTTCTGCCAAAGGAGGTGAAGCACGAGAAGGTGAAACCTTCCACAGAGAAGCCGGAGCGGCGCTACGGAAAACCAGCACCAGTGAAGGTGCTGGAGACCTTCGCCGTTGTAAGTCCACGGGCTCATCAGAGTCGCTTGTGACGCCGCCCCGCAGGACTGGGACTCACAAAACACCTTTTACCAGAGGCTGCAAAGAGAGAGAATCCAGAAACCAGCCCTGGCACCTGCGCTTTTATTTACTTctaacagaaatgaaacagaacCCAAAGCAGTCACTCTATAAAAAGCCCCATTTTGGCCCAGAACACGAAGAGGACATAGCCCACTCCCTCCGGCGACTGTCCCTGCAGCGTGCGGTGGCTCTGTCACTCTCGGGTGTCACGCTTTTGGCCCCAGAGTCCCTACTGCCCCGGCGTCTCTGGCAGCACCGTCCTCTGGACCACGCCGGAGACGACCATCTTCACAGCCAGGCCTTGGCCTTCCTGAAGGCCCGGATCTCCTCCGGGCCCCGCAGGTACTGCTCGATTTCGCTGTCGGAGATGGGCTCGTCGCCGGTGATGGCAGAGTCCGAAGCGCTCGGGGCTGCCGTCCGCAGTCTCTTCCTCGGATTGAGAAGGCAGGGCGGCAGCAAGGGCCTCGGGCCGCCCTCACGCTGGCGTTTCCCTTCCGAGGGACAGCCCTCCTCCTGCGCTGCCCCTCCTGCCGCCGGAGAGCCAGGGGAGCCCTCGCCCGCGGCCACGGCACGCggctcctcctcatcctccaggCAGAAGgcatttttcagcaggaaaattcGGTGTTGCAGCAGGTCCCCAATGTGCTTGATCACAGTTTTCTTGTCCATGTTAAACACCCTCAGCCAAGCGAGCTGGGAGGCCATTCTCAGGAGGATCTCGAGAAGCTCCTTCAGCCTCAGGTGCGCCGGCGCCGGCAGATCAACCCCCGCCAGCTTGCAGAACCGCGCGAAAGTGCAGGTGAGGCGGGCGGCGGGCTGCAGCGACTGCCACGACAGGAAGGCCGCAGCCGTGACGATGGGAACGGGGTGCCGGCCGGTGACCAGCCACGTCTCGCTGGCCAGCTCCACGATCTGCATCGTTCGGGCGACCATCTTCTCCTTGTCCTCCACAAAGGAGGCAGGGATGTCGGCCGCGTGCTGGAATAGCCGAAAACTGCAAGAGTACAGAGCCCATCGTTGGCACCAGGGCAGCGGGAAGCCTCACCACGCAGCGCCTCAGTAATCCAGCGCACTGGGGAGCTGGCTGCAGTAAGGTCCCTTAGGACAAACACACCCTGCTCCTGCGATGGGCTTCTGCTCATGTTAGCTAGCGAAGTGCTGCACTGCCCGCTCTCCAAACTGAGGAGAAAGGGGCAGGAAGAGAAGAATCACAGCCCAGACTGACAAGGGAGGCCGAAAAGCCATCACAGTCTGCAAAAACCCCAGCACATACATGGGCCATCGCCCCCAGCCCACCAGCAAACACCAATCCTGCTCCTTCGGCTGCTCACGTCCACCTCCGGGCTACTCTGTTGTGCTACAATCGCTGGATGGAACAACAACTCGATGAAGTTTGTCATTCCAGGGACAGCAAAGTGCACTCCCAGATCACAAATTTTAGAGGCTGCTGCACCAGTACCGCCACCCAGCCTAACGGGCTCTCGGTAAATACGCCCCCCCTTAGCACGCAGGGCTGCAAAGGGAATACTTTTCCAGATGATGTGGTTTTGCCTTAGAGCACTCAGCAACAAGGTCACCCTGTGCATGCTTGTGGGCCCCTGCCCTGGCCACGGCTGCGTTTCAGAAGCTTCTCCACCCATGGTGTCAAACGCAGGACTCTGAAATGGCTGAAAGGGGCCCCGTTACCTGTTCAGGTGCGTCTTCACCAGATCCCCCAGGCTCAGGGCCGGCACAGAGAGCCCGAGCTCTTTCTGAAGGCTCAGGTACACGCCGGCAAACAGCTCCTGCTTTGCGTAAAGGAGGGAGCAGATCGTCCCCATCGTCAGGGGCCAGTTGTGCTGTCGACAAGTCACGAAGacgcagcagccccccagcagctccttcttctccagactgaccAGGTGGAAGgaggggtgctgcagagctctctggAAGTAGGACACTGCCGTTTCCTCAAACACCGTCGGGAGGTGGAGGACTTTACAGAGATCCTGGACCCGCCTGATCCCTGTGAGAAGACACCGCCCTTAAAGATCAGCTCCAGCAGCTTCTGATACACACCTCTCCTCAATATTACACTGCAGCCAGCAATCACCCAGCCCCAGACAAAGGCGCGAGGGTtcctgcagccctgcagacagcatGAAAAGATCTCCCAAGTCCCTCAGTGCAGGAGAGGCAGTTTGCTGAAGGCAGGCACTGGCTGGACGCAGAACTAACTGCCGCCTTCATACTTTGCTGCCAGCTTTTGCCATGTCAAAGAGCATTAGGAACATGTTAAACAAACTACAGTAGCATGAAGAGAGAACTGGGGTGTGAAGGAAACCGAACTGCACGCTCTTACCTCGCTGCAGGCAGCGGCTCAGCTGCTCTTTCTGGCCAGTGCTCTGGGAATACGCCACCTCTGAAAAACAGTCAGTGTTAGGCCAGATAGTCTCGCAGTGACTCTGGGGGACAGTGTCATTTAGATTTTGGGCAACCAGATGCCCATGGTACTGGATTTCAACCACCAGAATTGACAGGTCTTTGAGGCCACTAAACTAGAGCTGGCAGCACAGGTTAAATAATAGTGAGGAGCAGGACCCCTTAAAGCCATCGTTTCTCTACAAACAGAACCAGCAAATGGCCTCGGGCCTACTCCAGTACACTTACAAAGGATTAAAATGCCAAAAAGCAGCACACCAGCAGTTCCAAGCCTAAAACCTGCCACAGAAGTGCTGTCGGTCTGACCCTATCATGGAAAAACCATGCTGGGCTTTTGCttagggagggagggggaaagcgGCTGGTCTCATCCTggcagcacccagcgctgccctCCACACAGAGCCCTTTCGGACACCAAGAAACCTGCAGACGCGCAGAGCGTGCAAGGACAACGGCCCCTTGCCTGACTAAAATGGCTGCTTGGGGAGAGCTTCGTTCCTCAGACCGGCTCAGAATGGTCAAAACAAGCTCTTCGCAGACAGTTTTGCACTAGGCCGAAGGCCAGCGCTCCCGGGATgctcgccccgcgccccccgcggcaaccagcagccccagagccggGGCCGGCGCTGAGCTGCCGGTGGCCGGGCCCGGCCGCACCTCGCAGGTGCTCCTCCTCGGCGTAGGTGGTGGTGAGCAGCCCCTCGGCGAGGACGCAGCCGCAGGCGGCGCagaccagctgctgctgcgcGTAGTGCGCGTCCTCCACCAGCGCCGCGGACCCGCAGCCGGGGCAGCTGCCCCgcgccgccatcgccgccgccgccgcgcagggggAGCGCTGGGGCGGGCGCACCGCCGCCCACCAATAGCGGCGCCGCCCGCGGTCCGTCCCACCGTCCGCCCGGCCGAGGCGCCGCCCCCGCACGCCGCGTTCCGCGCACCGCGTGTTCCGCCGGGGCCGTCCCACCGTCCCCGGtcaggaggcggcggcggctcccgggcACCCGCGGAGGGGAGAGGGACCGAGGGGACAACGCGCTCCCTCGCTCAGCGGGGAACGGCGAAATCATAAAAACCTTCCCCTTGGGAGACTCATCAGCCACAGCTCATCGTCCCCGTCCTCGTCGCTGCCTGGAGCCCcgaggtgctggggggctctgggtgccccccccattcGCCTTTCATTACCAGCAGTGGATGAGGGCGATGACAGCACTCAGGGCTCCTGCAGCGCAGACAGGTTTGGGACTAAATGGCCACAAGACAGCGGGAGGCTGATTTCCTCTCTTTTCATCCACTGCCCGCGATTTGAGGGCCATTACAATCAAAGGCTGGGGGACCAGAGCTGTGACCGGGGTGATTTAACTGGGTTCTGGCCAAGAACCTTTCagacgttttttttttttttgcttcacagaAACTCTCGATTCTCACAGTGCAGATGAGCTCGTCCATCAGGTTTCCCCACCCTGCGAGGTGTTTACCATGAACTTCCTGCGCAGATAGCTTGCAGGGATGGAACTAGCCCGAAAATACCTTGAGGATCAGGAGTTTCGGGCAGCAGAGCTGGTCACGAGGAGGGCATGAGGCCCTTTTGAAACTGGTGTTTCAGAAAAAAGACAAAGTGATCAGAGCACTGGATTTAacgtatttttattttagtgttcCATGAAaccaaaaggcatttaaaaaccCAGGCTAAAAGCAGACAgtataaacagggaaaaatacaTTCAGATCCTTCAATAATAAAACAATACATTTGATTCTTAAGGCCCTTAAAGTCAAGGTGTAGCACCTTGCTGGACATAAAATGCCAGTCCCCTTACGCCGAAGAAAGGCTTTAACTAGTATTGCCAATAAAAGACTGAGGTACAAGGTTTGTGCGATGCTTTCATGGCCACGGAAGTTGAAGTGTGGCTGGTGCAGAACCGTGACCCCGCAGCAGCACCCGTGCTGCTCTGGCAGGAGGCTCGACCCCTGCAACCCCAGGGGCAAAAGCCAGACACAACCCGGGGTCCACCTCAACGGACACGGCTGTAACTGGCACAAAAGGCTGCCAGGAGAGGATATTACAAGTTTTAAGGCATAGTACCGCTCTGTTTCTGTGCATGTAACTTCAAGATGTATGTTCGTGCCAACAGGAATGCACATGATCCAAACTTCATAAAATCCGTGCTACAAGAGCATCGCACACAGCACCGTGGTGCCTTCAGCAGCCAGCGACTCAGTAGTACCCATATTGTTTTCAAATGAGGCCAGTAAAAAGCAAGAGTCCAGTCTTGCTTCCCATGTGTCCAGTTATGACTACCGGTAATACCATTTTTGAGTTTTGAACCGTTAAGTCACCGTTCAAAGGCACAACCGGTTTTTCTGACTCTCTGACCTAGAACATCAGAAAGCTGTGGAATAAAGTCTAGAAGACAAGTTTATTAGTGAGGTATAGGCAACCGCTTCTTTCCAGAGATCCACTGAGGCACAAGGAGGAAACAAATTAATCCTTCATCTTTCTCACTATTTcaaggcaggagaagcagcagcagttttcagtAAGGCCAACCAGTACCACTCAAAATCAAAACCACCAGCCAAGAGCTGAAGATGCCACTAAGACCCTCTGCGTTTCAGACCCTTCGTTCACAGAAGAGGGTACAGTAGAAAAGAAAGAACCCCTTCACTGAAGACATCTgctcacataaaaataaaatcagaaaaaagtaCCCGAAGTCTTAGAAGACTCTTAACGCTTAAGGCTTGTTTCAACTCAAGCTTCCCGTGAAGGAGAGCTCTGTCAGAAAAGCTCCAGACTTTGGTAGTTAGTCAGtttacagtaataaaaatgtaattaacagCATTTTTTGAATTTTCCAATAAATGTATACATCTCTAGGCAAATATATTAAACTACTCTTCACtacaaaaatacagtatttgagaAGTCTCCAGTAGTTTTCAGTGTTTTATGAAAATAGTAAGCAGACTACTAACAGGTTGATAGTCGATCCAGCTAGTCTAGTCCCTCAATAAAGTGCTTTGCTGTAGAAAAATTGAGTTAGAAACTCGCCCCTTTCAAGCTAAGCCAGGAGCGACCCGATAGACCCTTCCAACTTCCGAAGGTAAGAGTGTTTGCTTTGGTCCTCTGCTACCCACTCTTTTGGTATTTCAACTGTCTTCTAAGCCTTTTGTGGACTCTCGCAACCCTGATAAATCCCAGAGATGCAAAGAGGCATCtgattgtttttgttcttttacaaGGGCTCGccaaaaaaaagccacatttagTTTTTCAGCGGAGGAAGCCTGTTGTGGCGGCTGCTCGTAGCGCTATGCTGTTAGTTGCTGTCCGATGAGACGGGGAGGAGAACGTACCTGTCCCTACCGAGCTGCAAAGCAGCCACACATTAAGGAAGCAGACTGAGAGGTATCGATTGTCCAGCAAAACCAGCACTCTCTCTCAGCTACATAAAATTTTCATTCCATTCTGAGCAGCAAGtcacaaagaaaaccaaatcagATTTGAGCACTAGCGTTGCGACTGCTCCGTCCCCAGGGGAGGGCGATTTCGTTCCTCTCTTGGCTGTATAAGGAATGCATGAAAGAAAGCGTTGTAAGACTGATCACCTTTGAAAGTCGTTCCAAGGTAAGCCTCAGCTCCAAAATCCAAGGTATTTAAATTTAATAAACTGCAATGGTATAAAAGAAAAATCGTCACAGAGCTCCCACACAGCAAGAGACATGGGCCACGCACGTGTACTGTGAAATCCACACCTATTTAAAGCTATAGAACAGAAACCGGGCATACCTTTGCCTCCCTTGTTTGAACGATCTTCGAATCTGGAATTTGAAGTCTGTAAGAGAACAGCTTCTGATTTAAAATGCACCTTTGGCCCAAATTCATTACTACCATTCCTATGGTAGAAAAACGTGCCATGACATCTCAATGTTTCCTATACCAAAAAAACCTGTAAACCTTTCCCTTGGAGAACGGCATTGAAACAATATGTACTTTATGAGATTAACTAAgctttgcttcttcctttccaaTCTAAGATTTAACTTGCATTCAACTTTTAGGgcattaattacttttaaaatacagcccACACAGCCCTGGTCTGAAGCACACATCTTTGGACTTCTCCAGTGTagttattaatgatttttttttaaaagaatcaaatCCTCAAGCTCTACTGTAGAAGATTTTATATTGCACTACAACTTAAGATATGGAAAGAAGAGTAATTGATCTATCAAAGCTGCTACAgaacaaaaccatttaaaaaaatcttcataaagGATCATCAGTGCCTTGCTGGcaaacaaaacacatcaaaaaCCCTTCATCCTTCCTATTGCAATCAGCCTTTGGATTAGATGCCTGAACAAGTCTTCCCaaataatggaaagaaacaaaaaaataaatatgataaGTTGACTCCGCTCTGGTCTCCATACACAAGAGCTGATGTAACCACTAATCAAACAGAGTTGCTCAAGACAGAAACAGGAAAGAGGTCATTTTCTGTGGGCAGCACAACCGGTACCACCTACTTCACATCGTCTCCTTATTAATCAAACTCCGCTGGCGGGAATTCAGTCCTTTGTTCAACCAACGTCCCAAGAGCTTTTACATCTTGCCAGCTTTTTTGTTTCCAGACGTTGAAACACGAAGAATGTTTGGGGTTTCTTCCATGACTCTGACAAGCAAGTTATCGATGTAGTCTTCAAGCTCACGCACCTGGAGATCTTTCCTGGTAATTGTATCCTTCTGTTTCAAGACCAGCTGGATCAGCTCGTCGTGTGTAAGCTGAGCATAGGCATAGGCAGGATCTGAAGGATCGTATTTCTtcgagagagaagaaaggcagggTCATTACAGACATACGGGCATTTCAGAATAGCAACAGAATGGTATCTGGTAGCTGGCTTGTGGGATTTAAAGCACACGCTTTACACTCGGCGTTTGGAGAACCACAGCCGCTCTTCAAAAGTCTTACTGTGctttctatctttttaaaaataagttccaTCCAAACGGCATTTCGGAACATCAGTCATTAGCACTTTATGATCAAGAaaagcaggctgcccagggccaaGCTGCGGAACGGCCAAGGCACTGACGACGACAGGGAGAGGCTGGCAGGCCAGGCAAGCTTTCTGCTACAAAGCACCTTTTGGGCCATTAGCAAACCCAGCCTGAAAAAATTCATACAAAACACTATCTACTCATGCACTTCCAGAATGCAGAATAGCTTTTTGGaagtatttggaagaaaaaagagcaacCGCCTCAGAGTAAGTGCGTGCTACTTATGGCACAGCGACACGATTTATAGAGCTTAGGCAGTCTTCTCCAGAAGAGAAGGCAGGCTCAGAGCGCGAGAGACGTTATGGACGCTAACCAGGCCATCGGTTTTAGCACAAAATCTTTGCGTAACATCAGTTCTGTAATTCAACTCTTCTCTAGTTTACGCGGAAAGAATGTCATGCTGACTCCAGGCAGCAGCCCGTCCAGCCTAGCGAAGACGCATGGAAGTTACAGCCACGCACCATCAACTACCATCGTTTATAGAAGTGCACTAGGATGGCTATTGTTTAAAAGATACCATAGACTAGGAAAGCCAAATTCAGGTTAAACAGCAAGAAACACCCACCTCGGCCTCTGGCACTTCCCTCTTATTGTAGTTATGACTGTGAAAACACATCACAACACAGCTTCTCCGAAAAGTCTGCTTTTAACCCTTAAGCAAACTTGACAGCTACTTAGCAGCTTCTGTCAATTCCTCCCACTACCTTCCCAGACGCTAAACCAGAACTCCAGAACGCCAGCCCAGGCTTTTCTTTCACAGGGAGCATGCATACAACAGGCTCGCCTGACTACATCAAGCATAACTTCTTATGTGGAATCAGAGCACC from Calonectris borealis chromosome 27, bCalBor7.hap1.2, whole genome shotgun sequence includes these protein-coding regions:
- the BRF2 gene encoding transcription factor IIIB 50 kDa subunit, which gives rise to MAARGSCPGCGSAALVEDAHYAQQQLVCAACGCVLAEGLLTTTYAEEEHLREVAYSQSTGQKEQLSRCLQRGIRRVQDLCKVLHLPTVFEETAVSYFQRALQHPSFHLVSLEKKELLGGCCVFVTCRQHNWPLTMGTICSLLYAKQELFAGVYLSLQKELGLSVPALSLGDLVKTHLNSFRLFQHAADIPASFVEDKEKMVARTMQIVELASETWLVTGRHPVPIVTAAAFLSWQSLQPAARLTCTFARFCKLAGVDLPAPAHLRLKELLEILLRMASQLAWLRVFNMDKKTVIKHIGDLLQHRIFLLKNAFCLEDEEEPRAVAAGEGSPGSPAAGGAAQEEGCPSEGKRQREGGPRPLLPPCLLNPRKRLRTAAPSASDSAITGDEPISDSEIEQYLRGPEEIRAFRKAKAWL